The segment TCACTAACTTTTATCAGAACAGGAACCTGATAAAAACCAATGAAAAAATGACTTGACGTAAATATATCACTGATATGGAATTTATGCAACAGTTTCGATGCAAAAAATTCAAAAAATTTTCAAGAATTTTCCCCAATTAAAACATCTAAATCGATCGTGATTTTATCGATAGGATTTTTTAATATTTCTTCTTTGGTCTCGGCTGAAACGCCCCATTCTAAAGGCGACATCTCCAAAATATCTTCTTGCCGTTCTTTAGGGATCGCAAATTCATACGTTATTTCACTATGCTCAGCTGTTGGAAAGACTTCACGAAATTTAGCGACTACCTTTTCATTCGTGTAGTTTTGCTTGCTGACATCGTCAGGATAAAAGGCCGCCCGCAGTTCTTTCAAATAATTTGCCCGAGGGACCACTTTGATCAGTCTGCCACCTGGCATCAAGACCCGCTGGAATTCCTGATAATTCGATGGAGAAAAAATATTCAAAATTGTTGAAAAAGAGTGTTGGGCAAAAGGCAGATTCGTCAGATCCGCCACACACCAAAAAGCTTCATTAGGCTGATCAGTCGCTAAATAAACACCTTCTTTGGCAATATCAAAACCGACTGCCGTACGTGTTTTTTCTTGTAACAGTGCGTTCAAAAAACTGCCCTCGCCGCAACCGACATCCAGCAGTGTTTCGCCTTTAAGCATCTCATTGATTTTTTGGATAAGCGGTTGATACATACCGCTTTTGATCATGCGTTGGCGGGCTTGGAACATCGCCGCGCTGTATTCTGATTTGATTTGCCGCGTCATGAAATAGAGTGTGCCTTTTTTGGATACATCAAAACGATGCTGATTTTCACAAATGATCCCCGTATCGCTGCTAGTCATCTCTGCATGGCACAATGGACAGCGGAACATCGTGGTATGCGCCGCGATAAATTGTTTTCCTCGATCGATTTTCTTTAACATCTTTGCCACCTCTGCTCTACTTTAGCATAGCTGTATGGTAAAATGCTACTGAATAACTAAAGGAGGACCACTATTTTATGCTAAAAGAATTTTGCGCGGAAAATTATACACTGATTCCTGCGGCTATCGCAGCCGGCGCCCGTCGGATCGAACTATGCGACAATCTAGCTGTCGGCGGTACGACACCAAGCACTGGTGTCATCGAAGAAGTATTGAGCTATGCTGGCGAAAAAGAAGTTCCTGTCATGACGATGATCCGTCCGCGCGGCGGCGATTTTATCTACAATGATATCGAGTTGAAAATCATGCATACTGACCTGATCGAAGCCAAAAAACTGGGAACAGACGGTGTCGTATTCGGTTGTTTGACTCCTAGCGGCTGGTTAGACGAAGAAGCGCTGGAACTTTTGATCGACAATGCGGAAGGTTTGCAGATCACTTTTCACATGGCTTTTGATGAGATCCCTGAAAATCGGCAGTTCGAAGCCATCGATTGGCTGGCAGAGCACGGTGTCGACCGGATCTTGACCCACGGCGGAAAAGCCGGTACAGCTATCGAGGAAAATCTTCCTCGCCTAAAAGAATTGATCGATTACGCGGGAGACCGTTTGATCATCTTACCTGGTGCAGGAATCACTCACCAAAACGCTGAAGAAGTTGCGGCAGCTTTAGGTGTCAATGAAGTCCATGGCACAAAGATCGTGCCTCTTGCACAATAAATCGATTCTCAAGTTTTTACCCGATACTAATCACCAACAGATTAGATACTAGATTTGTTTTGTTTAATAAAGCGGCAAAAAAAGACGAGAAGTGAACCCAACTCGGGTTCATTTCTCGTCTTTTGCATCTCAACTGATCTATCTCAATCAACCGCCGACAAAATAGCTCATGAAAAGACTGGCGATATTGAAGTAGATCAGCACACTGGTTAAATCGCTCAATGTCGTGATAAACGGTCCGCTGGCAACTGCCGGGTCAAATCCTAGTTTATCCATCAGCATTGGGATCAAACTGCCGGCTAAATTAGCGACAGTAATAGCAAACATCATCGCGATTCCGATCACAAAACCTAAAATGAAGTTTTGCCGCCAGATCCCTACGATTACAAGGATCGTTATACCGGTGATGGCACCAGTCACTAACCCTGTCAGAATCTCGCTTAGAACGGTCCGTAAAAAGGAGCTATCCTTCTCATCATTGATCGCTAAGCGCCGGACAGCTACCGCTAACGATTGCGTCCCCGCATTCCCGGCCGTACCGGTGATCAATGAAATAAAGACCGCCAAAATACTTGCTTCGCTGACCAGATCCTCATAACGGCTGATCAATGTCGCCGTTGCCATTCCTAAAAACAATAAAGTGATCAGCCAAGGAAGACGTCTTGCTGCTGCTTTCACTGGGTTTTCACTGACTTCTTCTACGTTGACCCCAGCCAAACCGGAATAGTCGCTGGCTGCTTCATCATCGATAACGTCGATGATATCATCGACCGTTACGATCCCTAATAAGTGGTCATCATAATCCGT is part of the Enterococcus mediterraneensis genome and harbors:
- a CDS encoding putative RNA methyltransferase, with translation MLKKIDRGKQFIAAHTTMFRCPLCHAEMTSSDTGIICENQHRFDVSKKGTLYFMTRQIKSEYSAAMFQARQRMIKSGMYQPLIQKINEMLKGETLLDVGCGEGSFLNALLQEKTRTAVGFDIAKEGVYLATDQPNEAFWCVADLTNLPFAQHSFSTILNIFSPSNYQEFQRVLMPGGRLIKVVPRANYLKELRAAFYPDDVSKQNYTNEKVVAKFREVFPTAEHSEITYEFAIPKERQEDILEMSPLEWGVSAETKEEILKNPIDKITIDLDVLIGENS
- a CDS encoding copper homeostasis protein CutC produces the protein MLKEFCAENYTLIPAAIAAGARRIELCDNLAVGGTTPSTGVIEEVLSYAGEKEVPVMTMIRPRGGDFIYNDIELKIMHTDLIEAKKLGTDGVVFGCLTPSGWLDEEALELLIDNAEGLQITFHMAFDEIPENRQFEAIDWLAEHGVDRILTHGGKAGTAIEENLPRLKELIDYAGDRLIILPGAGITHQNAEEVAAALGVNEVHGTKIVPLAQ